A window of the Lolium perenne isolate Kyuss_39 chromosome 7, Kyuss_2.0, whole genome shotgun sequence genome harbors these coding sequences:
- the LOC127300862 gene encoding uncharacterized protein, with protein sequence MGSLDYYEILNVDRSATDDDLRRAYRRLAMRWHPDKNPEGKSDAEAKFKDITEAYNVLSDATKRAVYDQYGEEGLKDPPPQPGGSVDDIFAEFFGSTPFTYSNNTRAKQQQQTAWDGGFGRPYDQGVGAGAAAMAAPPPVESKLACTLEELYTGVTKKMKISRNVVDATGRMKTESEILSIEVKPGWKKGTKITFPGKGNQQWNQLPADLVFVVDERPHDVYRRDGNDLLAEARVTLAEALGGTVVVLAALDGRELAVDVGGGEEDGPVVCPGYELVVPMEGMPIAREPGRHGSLRIRFDVAFPDRLTRPARAQIKRILELEAAGG encoded by the exons ATGGGATCACTGGACTACTACGAGATCCTGAATGTGGACCGGAGCGCGACCGACGATGATCTCCGCAGGGCCTACCGCCGGCTGGCCATGCGGTGGCACCCCGACAAGAACCCGGAAGGCAAGAGCGACGCCGAGGCCAAGTTCAAGGACATCACCGAAGCCTACAAC GTTCTCAGCGACGCCACCAAGAGGGCGGTGTATGACCAGTACGGAGAGGAGGGGCTCAAGGACCCGCCGCCGCAGCCAGGCGGTAGCGTCGACGACATCTTTGCCGAGTTCTTTGGAAGCACCCCGTTCACGTACAGCAACAACACGCGCgccaagcagcagcagcaaacGGCGTGGGACGGCGGTTTCGGCCGGCCTTACGACCAGGGCGTCGGCGCGggtgcggcggccatggcggcgccgccgccggtggAGAGCAAGCTGGCGTGCACCCTGGAGGAGCTCTACACGGGCGTCACCAAGAAGATGAAGATCTCCAGGAACGTCGTCGACGCCACCGG GAGGATGAAGACGGAGTCTGAGATTCTGTCGATCGAGGTGAAGCCGGGGTGGAAGAAAGGCACAAAGATCACGTTCCCGGGCAAGGGCAACCAGCAGTGGAACCAGCTCCCCGCCGACCTGGTGttcgtcgtcgacgagaggccACACGACGTGTACCGCCGTGACGGGAACGACCTGCTGGCTGAGGCCCGGGTTACCCTCGCGGAGGCGCTGGGCGGCACGGTGGTCGTGCTGGCCGCCCTCGACGGCCGCGAGCTGGCGGTGGACgtgggcggcggcgaggaggacggCCCCGTGGTGTGCCCGGGGTACGAGCTGGTGGTGCCGATGGAGGGCATGCCCATCGCCCGCGAGCCTGGACGCCACGGGAGCCTCAGGATCAGGTTCGACGTCGCGTTCCCGGACCGGCTAACGCGCCCCGCGCGAGCGCAGATCAAGCGCATCCTGGAACTGGAAGCCGCCGGCGGCTAG